In Macadamia integrifolia cultivar HAES 741 chromosome 13, SCU_Mint_v3, whole genome shotgun sequence, one DNA window encodes the following:
- the LOC122059168 gene encoding uncharacterized protein LOC122059168 — protein sequence MEPILFSVHLADAWDPRAIGLEVRDSELQRRFSRQSKADPKFSRQSRADQKHKVQSVREQSREGGRADPKFSRRVKYQRAGLKFSRRPTSRSEQIRANPSRSEVLTASEVLTVSDFFPWFEVLPQLINRFRIWKQRLRALGDLQKQSGLGWNASDMRFDAPQHFWNDYRKKEQKYWKKHSVLPIHLEVGVLLRKEMATGNDSTVPSEAATEVMMDMTGTQVEGIWNNDGIDYEPIEEEESVPSTPIGSTNRSRGRPRGSVNSGREKRKKGAAEKVVSPLKSIANSIEKMVMSESQSEFERAIIDVVDTIPDLNFQQKFKAKEYFMAKKNSAIIFLETRVEDRRNLLEMYLPEIEKN from the exons ATGGAACCAATACTTTTTTCCGTGCACTTGGCTGATGCATGGGATCCGAGAGCGATCG GTTTGGAGGTGAGAGATTCAGAGCTGCAAAGACGGTTCTCACGGCAAAGCAAAGCAGATCCGAAGTTCTCACGGCAGAGCAGAGCAGATCAAAAACATAAGGTACAGTCTGTGAGAGAGCAGAGCAGAGAAGGAGGGCGAGCAGATCCGAAGTTTTCACGGCGTGTGAAGTACCAAAGAGCAGGTCTGAAGTTCTCACGGCGTCCGACGAGCAGGtccgagcagatccgagcaaATCCGAGCAGATCTGAAGTTCTCACGGCGTCCGAAGTTCTCACGGTGTCCGACTTCTTCCCCTGGTTCGAAGTTCTCCCGCAG CTTATTAACCGCTTCCGGATTTggaagcaaaggcttagagcattGGGTGACCTACAGAAGCAaagtggattgggttggaatgcatctgatatgagatttgatgctcctcaacacttctggaatgactatagg aaaaaagaacaaaagtattgGAAGAAACATAGTGTGCTCCCAATTCACCTTGAAGTTGGAGTTTTGCTAAGGAAAGAGATGGCAACTGGGAATGATTCAACAGTCCCCTCTGAAGCTGCCACTGAAGTTATGATGGACATGACAGGTACTCAAGTTGAGGGAATATGGAACAATGATGGTATTGACTATgaacctattgaagaagaagaaagtgttccttccacTCCCATTGGTAGTACCAACCGTTCTCGAGGAAGACCTCGTGGGTCCGTCAATAGTggtagagaaaagaggaagaagggtgcagctgaaaaggtggtaagtccaTTGAAATCGATTGCTAACTCAATCGAAAAGATGGTAATGAGTGAATCTCAGTCTGAATTTGAGAGAGCAATTATAGATGTTGTTGATACCATTCCAGAcctcaattttcaacaaaagtttaaggccaaggaatatttcatggccaagaagaattctgccattatcttcttggaaacaagagtagaagataggcgaaatctacttgagatgtacttgccagagattgagaagaattga